CACGGGTCAAAAAGGGAAGTGTGAATTCACTCAGCGGTTGAAAAAAATTGCTTTGTTCTTGAAATGTAATAGGAGGTTTTGGAAGGCGAgcctactgaactatagaaaatctcttagtgatgctagaaaagtctatctctccaccttaataggagataacaaaaacaattcgaggtttctattcaacacggtaacaaaattaactaggaataaaaccactacagaaagaagcacacaatcattacatagcagcaAAGATTTCATAAAATTTTTCActggtaaagttgaaaatattagatgtgaaattcaggctattaaatttaaaccagacagtattataactaaccctgtagatgataatatagcaatatcagatcaacgtTTAGAGAGAttgaactagcttcattaatctcttcagtgaattcatcaacttgcatactcgatcctgtacctacatgtttctttaaacagatttgtcctggagtaatttaACTGCTTTTtaatataatcagttcttcccttagcactggctatgtacctaaataacttaaattagcagttattaaacccctgattaaaaaacctgaccttgacccctctcaactgtccagctatagacctacatctaatctccccttcatctcacAGATCTTAGAAAAgattgtagcacagcagctatgctcgtacttacataggaataacattcatgaaatgtatcagtcggggtttagacctcatcatggcacagagacagcgttagttaaagtagtaaacgacCTACTACTGACCtccgatcagggttgtgtctcgttgcttgtgttgcttgaccttagtgcagcttttgatactatagatcatactattccccttgatagattagaaaatgttgttggcattaagggaacagtcctctcctggctcagctcttatttgactgatcgttatcagttcgcagatataaatggagacttctccacgcataccgaggttaaatttggtgttccacaaggttctgttttaggcccactgctttttactttatatatgctccctctaggtcaaattattcgtaaacatggaattagcttccactgttatgctgatgatacacagctgtatgtttcagcgaagccagacgacagacagaagcttgataaagttgaggaatgtgcaaaagacattagacgttggatgcttattaacttcctattacttaattctgataagacagaagtacttgtactaggaccacgtgtagctagaagtaagctttctgatcacacagtaactctggatggactttctgtttcattatGTGCAGCAgaaaaagaccttggagtgattattgactccagtctttcattgacgctcatgtagataatattactaggatagccttctttcatctcagaaatatttctaagataagaaatataatgtcactacatgatgcagaaatattagttcatgcttttgtcacctctagactagattattgttatgccttactgtctggatgttccagtaggagcataaacaaactccagttagtccagaatccagaatgcagctgctagagtcctaactagaaccagaagatacaaATACATCaccccaatcttatccacactgcattggctcccagtgaaatcttgcattgattataaaatactattatacacttataaagcactaaacggtcttgcaccacagtatctaagcgaccttttggttttatatgatccgtcacgcctacttagatcaaaagatgcaggctatttgatggtaccttgaatagcgaaggctacagcagggggaagagctttctcttatagagccccacagttatgcaTATAactaaatagataaatagataaattcgcacttttaaaatctgtatactgtgtttatatgtttctgtaaagctgctttgagacaatgtctattgtaaaaagtgctatacaaatagaatataattgaattgaattggggTTCTAGCTATGTtaaacagtatatatatatatatatatatatatatatatatatatatatatatatatatatatatatatatatatatatgcatgttttAAACTAAGCTTTGCTGAACCTCGAGTGAAGATCATTCACTGAGCAGACAGCCAGGTTTGGTACTTATTATATACAAGCTTTAAGTTCATCTAGTTATTGATTAATAGAGAATTGAGCTCTGTTTAATTTGGACTATTTCCTTTTACGGTAACAAcgtttattctttaataaaaacgaATCCTTGAGAGAGGAGATATGAGAAAAAGACGAATTTACAGATTGTTTTAATGAAGCTAGAAAAATAGACTTTaggtttattattttcttcttcaaagAAACTACCTACTAGAAGCTCTCTATTCCACTTTTCAAAACTTCAGAGCCCCAATGGTGAGGATTCACTACCCTGGAATAAGGAATTAACTTATTCTATGCTATACCTGATTGTCTAGCTTGTCTATCTTACGGTTTTAATGTTACTGCTGATTAGCGTATCTCGAATATAGTAAAATTCATGTAGTATATCCTGttaaaagttttttattttttgaattgcatgaatgtgttaAAAAGAACTGAAATACATTAACCTAGCTTCACCGATCTGTCAACAGGAAAATTTGTTAATTACAAATGACTCATTTCACTTTCCCAATCACTCCTGGACTGATGGCCATGATTTACCGAAATACAACACGTAAGTGCATGCTTTCCAGTTTGCAGTTGCTTGGTAGCAATTACTGGCCATTACTATAATTAGTAAAGTGTGTCTAAAATTTCTTTCACTAAAACTGACACTGTGTAACCAAAAAGTGGGTTTCTGTTTCTTTGATTTGAATGTCTCTCTGAGTCTCTAAAATTTAGAATggacaattatttatttacactcaaGTCTACAACATACTTAACtcttatcattattaataactGTTCATATATGAGCACTGGTGCACTGGTGCATGTATTGACTCTTTATGAAAGCATTAGTTaagtatgaatatatattttatttatctgtggACCTTGCATCACAATACCAATATTTCCCAGTAGATGGCACTCcaggacaaaaataaaattgcaCAACAGACATTTTCAACAGTTTATTCATTCGATGATAAAGAAGCTAAACTACCAACAGGTTCAGCTACTTTTTGCAGTGCATTACCCATTTTTTTGGAGTATACATTGTTGTATTGTGTAAGTGATAATGATACCATTGTTTTTTCATAAACAGCTGAGGACTATGCTGATTACTAaaatattattagcattatttagTGCTGCATGATAACAAAGGTGATGTTTTTCTTAAACAGTTGCTGATTCATACAGCTTCTATGACATAAGTCAGGATAATGACCAATTACAGatctgcaacaacaacaatgtatgGAACTTCAGCTAagtcttccttccttccctctaCAGCATTGTCTTCATTGTGGGATTCGCTGGCAGTGGCCTGGTGCTGTGTGTCCTTGTCGAGTACCACAACAGGTCAAATGTGACAGATGTGTGCCTCTTCAACCTGGCCCTTCAGACCTCCTCTTCCTGATCTTATTGCCTTTCTGGGCTCACTACGCCGCCATCTCTGAGTGGATCTTCGGGAGCTTCATATGTCATGCAGTGACAGCGCTCTACATGCTGGGATTTTATGGAAGTATCTTCCATAAAATTCTTTATGATCCTCATGACTGTGGACCGCTATGCTGTCACCTAAACCCTCTTCTCCAAGCACCGGTCTGTCAGAGCTGGCATAGCTGTGGCTTTGTTTATGTGGGCACTTAGCTTGGGAGCTTCTCTGCcaaaccattttatttttacaaacaaGGAATGATTCAAATGTATCAAAATGCAAGGTGGAATATCCCCAAGGGTCAGCATGGATGTCATTCCCATACATTTAGCTGAACATCCTCGGCTTGATCATTCTTCTCTTGGTGATGGTGTTCTGCTACTCACACATCATCCCCATCTTAATGATGATGAAATCTCAGAAGAAACACAAAGCTGTCAGGCTCATCctattttcttcctcttctggaTGCCCTATAACATCTTCTTCTTCCTGATGTTCCTGCATCAATTCGACTATATGAAGTGCTGTCAAGAGCACATAAACATGGCTATGCAGTGGGTGGAAACCATAGCGTTCAGTCACTGCTGCCTCAACCCCATAATCTACGCCTTTGTGGGGCAGAAATTCAGGAATTTATTTCTCAAGGTTCTGAAAGAGCGGTTTCCTCTTTGCTTTGGCTAGTGCACAACAATTGAAAGTGAGTTCTCAGAGAGAATGACTTCTATGTACTCACGCTCCTTAATAATTCCCAGcacaaagacaaaataaaaccagTAATTATTACATTTCGTCAATCCAAATGAATTCAATCCAATTGCAGATTCCAAAAGTACtgtttgtatatacagtaccctAAACTTtgcaatcaaattaaaaaatttgCTTACGTGTGCGTTATATATATTCTGAACAAAACATCCGTGCAAGCGCAGAACGTCTGTCGTTGCGTTCCACTGTGCTGTGCATGTGTGCAAGGTATTTTTGAATCTGATTGAGGAAATAGTTGGATTCAAGCTTTAACATGCCAATTTTTTTCCTATTTACCGGATTATGATCAGATCTACACCACTCCTTTCAATCCAATCGAAATTCCATTCAGATCGAGCTCAGTTGTACATGTTGATACCGATTGAGCTATCGATCCAATTACTAACAAATGACTTGTTTGCATGTAAATGTACCTATTTATCTGTTGAGTTTACGTAAAAGCACATGAGCCCTGGTAGGTGTTTTATTCACTTGACTCTTTTgtgaataagtgaataaataaaccttAGGTGTTCCACAATTGTATTTAGTAAGAAGACATAATTAAAAATGGCTACTTTATTTACCTGATGTCTTTAAACATCTAAACTGAACACTTGCTTGCTGTTACAAATGTTTTTCTTGATCAAGCCCAAACACCGCCAAGCTACCACttttgggcccttgggcaaggcccttaaccttcaaacCCTTTCTTATGGTTGATATTAGGcaatgttaatattaacttTAGAGACAAAAATATGCTGTGTGCAAGAAGTATCTGATTACAGTGATCCAGTCTTCCTTTTCAAGTTAGATGTACAATTTGTCCCCAATACAATAAAAAGTCATAAATATTTCCtaattacaccccccccccccccccccccccccttcaattCTATTGAACTTGAACCTATTTCTTGTACTGTTTACCAAAAatgttaatacatttaaatttttcaaaaatgtcaAGAACATTtaactaatcgtagggttggcggttcgattcctggcctgGGTGACTACAcctgtcgaagtgtccttgggcaagacactgtaccccaagctgctcccgatggtaagctagcgccttgcatggcagctcctgctaccactggtgtgtgagtgtgtgtgtgaatgtgtgaatgagacacagtgtaaagagctttggataaaagcgctatataagtgcgccatttaccattttaccatgTGAGGAATGGGAGATGTAGTGAGTCAAAGCAGAGGTTAAACACTTCACCTTTGCCACACTATATTGAGAGATAACGCTGCTACACAGACATGCGCTCCACTTTCAGCATCACATGTTTCTCATCAACAGTTTTCTTTACAAAAAGCTAATCATGTGAGAGTCTTTGTCCTTGCACCTATTATGTGTCCATCATTAAAAGACTGACACAACCACTAAAATGTCTGGTTTTACAGGTCTGACTTCTGAGGAGCCTGTTGgcaaatattattatatttattcttGTCTAAACAGTACatgcccaaacacacacattccaggTAAGTGGAAATTACTAATCTGACATGCAATCTAGATTTAACAGCCAGTTCACTTGAAGACAGCATAACAAAATCAGACATAGCAGACTTGTACTCACTTACTCGGTCAAAAGACTAAATGGATTTAAGTGTTGGGTGTTCTCTAACACCTCCCTCAGTGAAAGCTTTTAGAATTACTAatccatatttaaaaaaaaataataatgaaaatacactGTTTTACTATTACACTACTACTCACACAAACTAACAGTCCTATAGAATAGACTAGCATTATCTCTAGTCCAGGCGAGGAGGAACATTTCCCTGGAGTTGTGTCCCTGgacaactttttttaaaatttttttttttatatatatacatcattTGCTTATCACATTGAACAACCACTTGTTCTCCAGATCACTGAGCTTCCTTGATACTGGGGTGGACTGGGCATTGAACAATGTGGTCAATGGTCTCTCAGCAGTAGAAGCAAAACACCTTTCTCCAGATGGTTTTGATATTCTCTGACTGTTAATTTGAGAAATCTGCATGGGCTGAATTTTGCTCTTAGTGTTGGAACACATCACAAAATAGTTCAGAGGGTACATAGGTAAGATATAGCGTCTCTCGAGATGCTGTAATTGGCTACCACTAGCACGGCATCGTCTTGGAATATCATAACAatataaattcttttttcttaaatatcGAGTACTACTCCAGGAATGTCATCCCTGTAGTGCTGGAGTATAACCCATACTTGGCCTTAAACAGGATAAAAATGAATTCTATAGCAGGAGGCTTTAATCATGTCCTCAGTTCAACCAAGCAGGAGTCATACTAATTCCACTTTTTAAAGCAATTGAATCAATTTTAATCTGAAGTTGGCTGGAGACTCTGATCACACACATAACCCTGCTCTATGTCAAGTATAGTTGTCTATATAGAACCATTGCTCTGCATTGTACTTTGCATTGTGGTCTTGGAGTCTTTTTACTTCCTCTTGTTTTGCAAATTACCCGTAATAACATGGTGAACCCACAGGATAAAATATTGAGGCcatgaaataaatatactgatgttatgagataatatattgagACCTATaagataatatataataatattgaaGCCACAAGTCGATATCTTGAGGCCACAAATGAATATATTGTGGCCTTGAGTTAACATTGAGGCTATGAGATAATATTTAGAGGCCAAAAAAGTAGTGGTCATGAAATTCTATAACTTGAGCCTCCGATGAAGTATTTTGCAGGAACATGTGAAAAAGTCTATTTGCTTTGAGAATTTGCTTAAGCTGGTGTGGGCTAATGTTACATCCTTGTCACAAGGGCAGTGACTCCAGCATCTATTTATGCATTGTTCCAAGATAATAAAGTATAAGATTATTAATCATTTCCATGTGTGCTATCCTGTGAACACATCAGTCTAATTCACTAGGTTTTTCTGTCTCAGGCATTTTACTATGAATGTGAATGAGACATATCATATGAAGCAGGCTGCTCCACCATTTAAAGGAGTTTGCCTTTAAAATCTGTTAACATTCGACTATAATCCATATTTATACTGTTAATCCGTCCCAGGGTTTAGATTGACTTGTACAGTTCCTATTTGTGGTATGTTGTaaatttacaaaatgttttttggaTTCGCATGTTTCTGTTTGGTTGTAAATAACTCTTCTGGCAGCAAGACAAAGCCCCACCTTACGAAAGCTTCCCTTTTAAGCACGGCGACTTGTTAGAATACACAGTCTGCTTTCACAATCTTTCTTGGCCTGACAAGAGACGCTCATGACATTCCTCAACATGACAAGTAGGTTTCCATTTTAAGTTACTTTCTGCTCATTAATTCTTATTAGTACAATCAGTAAACTGTGTGTAAAATTTCTTAGACAGAGAGCTGGaaaactatttttaaacatGGGATTATCACTAAGCATTAAATAGTCAGTATTTGTTTTTAGCAAGCTTCAATTTATGGACAAAAGCATTGAAAAGTGTTTTGACAGTTCATAAATGTACCATTGTACTACAATGCAGACTTTCTTTTTTCGATATGAAATGTGTGAGAAATGATTCATCAACAAACAACCCCAAAGAGTTGAGTTCTATTTTAgccataaagaaagaaaaaaaaacccatgggGAAATGATAAGCATTTGTCCATTAGCCTGGTTTCCATcaatacaaacttttttttgatcTTGTAGAGATGTAGAAATGCATTAAGCTGGGTTTGTTGTCTCTCTAACTGAAGAGCAGCTCTGATTATGTTGATGAGTTTCTGAGTCTTTTATCTGAATACAGattctcaaaaataaaaaaacttggTTTGACATGAATGTTTTTATACTGTTTAGAGTAGATTACTGAAAATAGCCAACATCTATAGCTGGCGATAGATCACATTTGCACCAGTATCTTAAAGACACCATTTTTTTGTGAACCAATTATAATTTCAACTGCAGCATTAGccgtttttctgttttttcccctgctTTTTAACATTTGATGAGACCACTGTTTCTTCTGTCCCCCCCAAACAGCTAAGGAGTATTCTGATTACGACAACCTAACAAATCATATTTTCCCAGtctgcaacaacaacataatggaCTTCAGCCGTCTTCCTACCTACCCTTTACAGCATTGTCTTCATCTCGGGGTTAATTGGCAATGGCCTGGTGCTGTGTGTCCTGGTCAAGTACCACAAAAGTTCCAACATGTCAGATCTGTGTCTCTTCAACCTGGCTATTTCAGACCTCCTCTTCCTGATTTCATTGCCTTTTTGGGCTCACTACGCTGCCATCTCTGAGTGGACCTTCGGGGGCTTCATGTGTCATGCAGTGACAGCGCTCTACATGCTGGGATTCTATGGAAGTATCTTCTTCATGATCCTCATGACCATTGACCGCTACACTGTCATTGTCCACACTTACACCTCCCTCTTCTCCAAGCACCGGTCTGTCAGAGCTGGCATAGCCCTGGCTTTGTTTATATGGGCACTTAGCTTGGGAGCTTCTCTGCCAAACATCATTTTCTCTCAAGTGAAGAATGAATCACATGGATGGACATGCAAAGAGGAATATCCTGAAGGATCAGCGTGGAAGCCATTCTCTTACATTGAGCTGAACATCCTCGGCTTGATCATTCCTCTCTTGGTGATGGTGTTCTGCTACTCGCGCATCATCCCCATCTTAATGGCGATGAAATCTCAGAAGAAACACAAAGCTGTCAAGCTCATGCTGGTCTTAGTCATTGTTTTCTTCCTATTCTGGACGCCCTACAACATCGTCATCTTCCTGAAGCTCCTGCATCACTTGGGCTACATGAGCACCTGTCAGTGGTATCAGGACCTGAGCATGGCTATGCAGTGGGTGGAAACCATAGCGTTCAGTCACTGCTGCCTCAACCCCATAATCTACGCCTTTGTGGGGCAGAAATTCAGAAATTTATTTCTAAAGATCCTGAAAGAATGGTTTCCTCTTTGCTTTGGGCATTGCATAACAACTGAGTTCTCAGAGAGGAGGACCATTAGGTTCTCACACACCTCAGTGATTTCCAGCTCAAAGTCAAATTCAATATTGTAAGCATTATCACGTTTAATAAACTATTAAGTGTTATTATGTCTCTTTTGTCAGTATTTCAGTTGTCATACTGTTTGGACAGTGTAACCAATGTGAAGTAAAGTTACTAATACTGTTGTTATGTACtgtttgttgattattttctgatattGATAATGTAAAATGTCATGCTGTTTTACTTGTTAAGAGAGAACAATGAACACtgtgttatataatatataatacagcaCATAAAagtgtgctgttttaggaaaataaggCTCTgggtccactgtgaccctgacatGGATGATGCACGTCAAAAGGATGAATGAATTcctcctctttaaaaaaaaaataaatatatatatatatatatttaatcattttcatatgattcatttacatgtgattcattttcatgtgattcatttacatgtgattaattttaatgtgattcatttaccttttctcttctctcctccctgccctttcccaaatatttcattgagaagaagaaaaaaagccccccaaaaaacaaacaaaaaaacaaaacacgtttTGAcgtttcaaatatgtaaaaaccttagatctcttgacaggattacctcTGACGTTTcaacaaataaatcttaaaggcgtgcctgtcccagccgGAGTGGGACCCCCCCATGAATTCCTCCTCTTAACATGCTGACAGTAAAGCAGCTTGTACATGTCTTTTTAGTATCAACGTGTTTGCACATGTTTTTACATGCCATTTTAGTCTCAACGGACAAACAGTTTATTCAATGTCTGAGAAGGAAGTCGTTCATTGACTATAAATCCGA
This genomic window from Ictalurus punctatus breed USDA103 chromosome 1, Coco_2.0, whole genome shotgun sequence contains:
- the LOC108264783 gene encoding LOW QUALITY PROTEIN: C-C chemokine receptor type 5 (The sequence of the model RefSeq protein was modified relative to this genomic sequence to represent the inferred CDS: inserted 2 bases in 1 codon); its protein translation is MTFLNMTTKEYSDYDNLTNHIFPVCNNNIMDFSRXFLPTLYSIVFISGLIGNGLVLCVLVKYHKSSNMSDLCLFNLAISDLLFLISLPFWAHYAAISEWTFGGFMCHAVTALYMLGFYGSIFFMILMTIDRYTVIVHTYTSLFSKHRSVRAGIALALFIWALSLGASLPNIIFSQVKNESHGWTCKEEYPEGSAWKPFSYIELNILGLIIPLLVMVFCYSRIIPILMAMKSQKKHKAVKLMLVLVIVFFLFWTPYNIVIFLKLLHHLGYMSTCQWYQDLSMAMQWVETIAFSHCCLNPIIYAFVGQKFRNLFLKILKEWFPLCFGHCITTEFSERRTIRFSHTSVISSSKSNSIL